The following nucleotide sequence is from Paeniglutamicibacter kerguelensis.
CTTCCACGCGCCACATGATCGATGCCCGGCAGATCGCCCGGCTCCGTCCCGGGGCCACCTTCATCAACACGGCCCGCGGCGAACTGGTTGACCAAGATGCGTTGCTGCGCCGGATCGAGCAGGGCGACCTGTATGCGGTGCTGGACGTGACCACGCCATGGTCGTTGCCGACGGACTCGGGCTTCTATGTGAACCCGAACGTGCTGCTGACCCCGCACGTGGCAGGTTCCCTGGGGAGCGAACTTGAACGCATGGCCGCAAGCACCGTCGAGGAGGCCCTCCGGCTCTCCCGCGGGGAAGCACTGCGTTTCCCGCTGCGCGCCGCCGACCTGGCCTTCACGGCCTGACCTCTGGGAAACCGCGCCACGCGGGCCCAAGAAACACACTCGTTGCACGACCAGCCAGCCATCGAACCCAAGGCAAGGAAGATCCATGACGAATACACATCTGAGCAGACGAACCATCCTGCAGGCCGGCGGCACCGTCGGGTTGGCGGCGGCCTTGGGCCTGTCGGGAACCGGTGCGGCAAACGCGTCCGGGCTGCCCGCGGGCCGCCCGGGAAGCGGCCCCGAGATCCTCGACCTGGGTCCTGCCGTGGTCCAGTTCGGGTTGATGAGTTCGATCCTGGTCGGGGACGTGGTCTACATCGGATCCCGCAATGTCGAACCCGTTCGGATCGTCGCCTTCCATGTGCCGACGGGCAAGATCGTGGGCCAGACCGAGCTGGCGACGGGGCACAGCATCCAGACCCTGACCGCGGACTCCGCGGGCCGGTACCTCTATGCGGGAATCCTGCAGAAGTCGACGGGCCCGCAGCCGAACCTCTACCGCTGGGACCTGCGTTCGCTGTCCGCGCCGGCGACGCCCATCGGGCGAATCGGTGACCGGGACGTCCGCGACCTCAGTGTTGCCCCGGACGGACGGCTCTACGCGGTGGGCGGCGGCAGCGCGACGGCACCGGCCCTGTGGGAGTACGACCCCGCCACCGGCGTGATCGCAAACCTCGGCATCCCGGACGCCGGGGCCACCCTGGCGCGGGCCGTCGCCGCCACGGACGAGACCGTCTTCTTCGGGGCCGGAAGCACCCTGGGAGGCGGCGGCAGCGCGGGGCGCGCCTGCCTGCACGCCTACGACAGGGCAAGCCGTACCTTCGCGCCGGTGACCCCCACCGAGATGCTGGCGGATCCCAGCATCAGGGACCTGGCCGTCCTCGGGGACAAGCTCCTGGTCAGCTCCGCGGGCTCGACCGAACAGTCGAAGGTCGCGCTGATGGACCCGAAGGATCCGGGTACCTATGCGCTGGCAACCTCGATCGGCAAGACCGCCAAGAACTTCGCGGCCATCGGCGGGCACGTGTACTTCGCCAACGAATCCGGCCTGTGTGACTACTCCGTCGCGTCGAACTCGATCTCGCAGGTGGACGCCGGGGGGCCGGCGCTGGGCGAAATCTGGGGCGTGGACGCCCGCGACGGCAAGGTCCTGGTGACCTCCGCCTACGGTTTCATCGCCGAGATCGATCCCGAAACGGGGGACTCGATGGTCACCGACCTCGGCGAGGCGGGTGCAGCCTCCACCGCGCAGACGGTCATGGGCATCGCGGCCGGCGGCGGCTTCATCTACGTCGGGGGCAACGGCGTGATAGCCCGCCGCCGCGCGAAAACGGGTGAGGTGACAAACCTGCAGGCCCCGGGCGAGGCCAAGGATGCCGTGGTGGTCGATGGCGTCCTGTACACGGGCCAATACAGTTCGCAGGGCATCTGGGCGTATGACCCGCGCAGCGGCAAGCCCATCCACCAGGCCGCGGACTTCCCGGCGGCGCAGAACAGGCCCTTGGATGTCTGCTGGGATGCGGAGAACCGGCTGGTGCTGGTCGTCGCGCAGTCGGACACCGAGGGTGGCGGGTCGTTCTGGACCTACAAGCCCCGCACCGGCGCCAAGCAATGCTTCGTCAACCCCATCGACGACGTGCAGCTGGTGCGCGCAGTGGCCACCCGCGACGGGGTCGCGTTCCTCGGCGGCGGGCTGTCCTCACTGGAGGGCGCGGGCACCGTCGTCGCCTTCGACCCCGTTGCCGGCCGCGAGCTGTGGCGGATCGAGCCGCAGATGGGTGCCGGGCTCGCTGCCCTCGCCGTGCAGGGCCGGCACCTTTACGGGCTGACCCGCAAGGGTGGGCTCTTCGTCATCGACGTGCCCAAGCGCCGCATCGTGCACCGCGCGGACATCAGCGCGTTGTCCAGGGGCTTTGGCGCGCTGGTGGCCAACCGGGGCCGCATCTACGGTGTTTCGGACACCACGGTCTTCCGTATCGACCCCAAGACCTTTGCGGTCTCCACCGTCATGGCGGGCACCGACGGCGGTTGGTACAGCGGATCGCACATCACCAACGACGAGTCCGGCTACCTGTACACCATGCGCGGCCGCAACCTGGTGCGGATCAACGACCACCCGAGGCGCTAGCGCCGCGGGTCCGGAAAACGGCGCCAGGCGGCGGCACCCGGGTGGGTGCCGCCGCCTGGCGCCGTTTGCACGGCCGGAGCACCGAACGAGGTTGAACCGCCCGATGGAACCAAGAACCAAGTACCAAGAAGCAGAACCGGGATCCACCGGATCCCCCGTCCCGAATGCGAGCGTCCCGATGATTTCCGTTCCGTACATCCTGCCCGGCCGTCCCGCGGCGGTGCGGCCGTTGGCCCTGTTGAGCGCGGGGCTCTGTTCGGTGACGCTGCGCTCGCTGGGCATTGAACAGGTCGTTGCCACCGCGGCCGCGGCCGGACTGTCCGGCATCGAATGGGGGAGCGATGTCCACGTTGTCGACGCCGCATCCGCCGACCTTGCGCGGGAGGCCTGCGCCGCGGCCGGGCTGCGGGTCTTCTCGCTCGGGTCCTACTACAGGGCCGGAAGCTTCGGCGACTTTGACGTGGTGGCTGCCCTGGCAGCCCGCTTGGGGGCACCACGCATACGCATTTGGGCCGGGGAGGCCGACCCCGCGGACGCCGATGAGGGCACCTGGGAGGCGGTGGTGGGCGACACCCGGCGCATCGCGGAGATCGCCGCGGCCCACGGCCTCGAGCTGGCCTTTGAGTTCCATGACGGCTCGCTGACGAGCAGCGTTGAATCAACCCTTGAGCTGCTGGCCCAGGTGGACCGGCCCAACGTTGGCACCTATTGGCAGCCTGCCGTGGGCATCGGCGACCGCGAGGCCCTGGAATCGCTGCGCCGGGTGATCGGGCACGTCACGGGAATCCACTGCTTCTCCTGGTGGCCGGCAACCGAGCGGCTTGCGCTGGAGGAGCGCGGCGGGCTCTGGCGCGACGTTGCCGCAGCGGTGCTGGAACACGGGCGCGAGATGGACCTGATGCTTGAATTCGTCGCGGGAGACAGCCCGGATCAACTGATCAACGATGCAATCTTCCTGCGCAAGCTCACCGAGGGATCGGCTTCGGCCTAGTCGGCTTCGGCCTAGTCGGCTCCGGCCTGGACGCTGCCGGCTTAGACAAGGGTTG
It contains:
- a CDS encoding PQQ-binding-like beta-propeller repeat protein, translated to MTNTHLSRRTILQAGGTVGLAAALGLSGTGAANASGLPAGRPGSGPEILDLGPAVVQFGLMSSILVGDVVYIGSRNVEPVRIVAFHVPTGKIVGQTELATGHSIQTLTADSAGRYLYAGILQKSTGPQPNLYRWDLRSLSAPATPIGRIGDRDVRDLSVAPDGRLYAVGGGSATAPALWEYDPATGVIANLGIPDAGATLARAVAATDETVFFGAGSTLGGGGSAGRACLHAYDRASRTFAPVTPTEMLADPSIRDLAVLGDKLLVSSAGSTEQSKVALMDPKDPGTYALATSIGKTAKNFAAIGGHVYFANESGLCDYSVASNSISQVDAGGPALGEIWGVDARDGKVLVTSAYGFIAEIDPETGDSMVTDLGEAGAASTAQTVMGIAAGGGFIYVGGNGVIARRRAKTGEVTNLQAPGEAKDAVVVDGVLYTGQYSSQGIWAYDPRSGKPIHQAADFPAAQNRPLDVCWDAENRLVLVVAQSDTEGGGSFWTYKPRTGAKQCFVNPIDDVQLVRAVATRDGVAFLGGGLSSLEGAGTVVAFDPVAGRELWRIEPQMGAGLAALAVQGRHLYGLTRKGGLFVIDVPKRRIVHRADISALSRGFGALVANRGRIYGVSDTTVFRIDPKTFAVSTVMAGTDGGWYSGSHITNDESGYLYTMRGRNLVRINDHPRR
- a CDS encoding sugar phosphate isomerase/epimerase family protein, whose amino-acid sequence is MEPRTKYQEAEPGSTGSPVPNASVPMISVPYILPGRPAAVRPLALLSAGLCSVTLRSLGIEQVVATAAAAGLSGIEWGSDVHVVDAASADLAREACAAAGLRVFSLGSYYRAGSFGDFDVVAALAARLGAPRIRIWAGEADPADADEGTWEAVVGDTRRIAEIAAAHGLELAFEFHDGSLTSSVESTLELLAQVDRPNVGTYWQPAVGIGDREALESLRRVIGHVTGIHCFSWWPATERLALEERGGLWRDVAAAVLEHGREMDLMLEFVAGDSPDQLINDAIFLRKLTEGSASA